A single Pan troglodytes isolate AG18354 chromosome 19, NHGRI_mPanTro3-v2.0_pri, whole genome shotgun sequence DNA region contains:
- the MINK1 gene encoding misshapen-like kinase 1 isoform X32 translates to MGDPAPARSLDDIDLSALRDPAGIFELVEVVGNGTYGQVYKGRHVKTGQLAAIKVMDVTEDEEEEIKQEINMLKKYSHHRNIATYYGAFIKKSPPGNDDQLWLVMEFCGAGSVTDLVKNTKGNALKEDCIAYICREILRGLAHLHAHKVIHRDIKGQNVLLTENAEVKLVDFGVSAQLDRTVGRRNTFIGTPYWMAPEVIACDENPDATYDYRSDIWSLGITAIEMAEGAPPLCDMHPMRALFLIPRNPPPRLKSKKWSKKFIDFIDTCLIKTYLSRPPTEQLLKFPFIRDQPTERQVRIQLKDHIDRSRKKRGEKEETEYEYSGSEEEDDSHGEEGEPSSIMNVPGESTLRREFLRLQQENKSNSEALKQQQQLQQQQQRDPEAHIKHLLHQRQRRIEEQKEERRRVEEQQRREREQRKLQEKEQQRRLEDMQALRREEERRQAEREQEYKRKQLEEQRQSERLQRQLQQEHAYLKSLQQQQQQQQLQKQQQQQLLPGDRKPLYHYGRGMNPADKPAWAREVEERTRMNKQQNSPLAKSKPGSTGPEPPIPQASPGPPGPLSQTPPMQRPVEPQEGPHKSLVAHRVPLKPYAAPVPRSQSLQDQPTRNLAAFPASHDPDPAIPAPTATPSARGAVIRQNSDPTSEGPGPSPNPPAWVRPDNEAPPKVPQRTSSIATALNTSGAGGSRPAQAVRASNPDLRRSDPGWERSDSVLPASHGHLPQAGSLERNRVGASSKLDSSPVLSPGNKAKPDDHRSRPGRPADFVLLKERTLDEAPRPPKKAMDYSSSSEEVESSEEDEEEGEGGPAEGSRDTPGGRSDGDTDSVSTMVVHDVEEITGTQPPYGGGTMVVQRTPEEERNLLHADSNGYTNLPDVVQPSHSPTENSKGQSPPSKDGSGDYQSRGLVKAPGKSSFTMFVDLGIYQPGGSGDSIPITALVGGEGTRLDQLQYDVRKGSVVNVNPTNTRAHSETPEIRKYKKRFNSEILCAALWGVNLLVGTENGLMLLDRSGQGKVYGLIGRRRFQQMDVLEGLNLLITISGKRNKLRVYYLSWLRNKILHNDPEVEKKQGWTTVGDMEGCGHYRVVKYERIKFLVIALKSSVEVYAWAPKPYHKFMAFKSFADLPHRPLLVDLTVEEGQRLKVIYGSSAGFHAVDVDSGNSYDIYIPVHIQSQITPHAIIFLPNTDGMEMLLCYEDEGVYVNTYGRIIKDVVLQWGEMPTSVAYICSNQIMGWGEKAIEIRSVETGHLDGVFMHKRAQRLKFLCERNDKVFFASVRSGGSSQVYFMTLNRNCIMNW, encoded by the exons GGTCGGCATGTCAAGACGGGGCAGCTGGCTGCCATCAAGGTCATGGATGTCACGGAG GACGAGGAGGAAGAGATCAAACAGGAGATCAACATGCTGAAAAAGTACTCTCACCACCGCAACATCGCCACCTACTACGGAGCCTTCATCAAGAAGAGCCCCCCAGGAAACGATGACCAGCTCTGG CTGGTGATGGAGTTCTGTGGTGCTGGTTCGGTGACTGACCTGGTAAAGAACACAAAAGGCAACGCCCTGAAGGAGGACTGTATCGCCTATATCTGCAGGGAGATCCTCAGG GGTCTGGCCCATCTCCATGCCCACAAGGTGATCCATCGAGACATCAAGGGGCAGAATGTGCTGCTGACAGAGAATGCTGAGGTCAAGCTAG TGGATTTTGGGGTGAGTGCTCAGCTGGACCGCACCGTGGGCAGACGGAACACTTTCATTGGGACTCCCTACTGGATGGCTCCAGAGGTCATCGCCTGTGATGAGAACCCTGATGCCACCTATGATTACAGG AGTGATATTTGGTCTCTAGGAATCACAGCCATCGAGATGGCAGAGGGAGCCCCCC CTCTGTGTGACATGCACCCCATGCGAGCCCTCTTCCTCATTCCTCGGAACCCTCCGCCCAGGCTCAAGTCCAAGAAGTG GTCTAAGAAGTTCATTGACTTCATTGACACATGTCTCATCAAGACTTACCTGAGCCGCCCACCCACGGAGCAGCTACTGAAGTTTCCCTTCATCCGGGACCAGCCCACGGAGCGGCAGGTCCGCATCCAGCTTAAGGACCACATTGACCGATCCCGGAAGAAGCGGGGTGAGAAAG AGGAGACAGAATATGAGTACAGCGGCAGCGAGGAGGAAGATGACAGCCATGGAGAGGAAGGAGAGCCAAG CTCCATCATGAACGTGCCTGGAGAGTCGACTCTACGCCGGGAGTTTCTCCGGCTCCAGCAGGAAAATAAGAGCAACTCAGAGGCtttaaaacagcagcagcagctgcagcagcagcagcagcgagaCCCCGAGGCACACATCAAACACCTGCTGCACCAGCGGCAGCGGCGCATAGAGGAGCAGAAGGAGGAGCGGCGCCGCGTGGAGGAG CAACAGCGGCGGGAGCGGGAGCAGCGGAAGCTGCAGGAGAAGGAGCAGCAGCGGCGGCTGGAGGACATGCAGGCTCTGCGGCGGGAGGAGGAGCGGCGGCAGGCGGAGCGCGAGCAG GAATACAAGCGGAAGCAGCTGGAGGAGCAGCGGCAGTCAGAACGTCTCCAGAGGcagctgcagcaggagcatgCCTACCTCAAGTCcctgcagcagcagcaacagcagcagcagcttcagaaacagcagcagcagcagctcctgcCTGGGGACAGGAAGCCCCTGTACCATTATGGTCGGGGCATGAATCCCGCTGACAAACCAGCCTGGGCCCGAGAG GTAGAAGAGAGAACAAGGATGAACAAGCAGCAGAACTCTCCCTTGGCCAAGAGCAAGCCAGGCAGCACGGGGCCTGAGCCCCCCATCCCCCAGGCCTCCCCAGGGCCCCCAGGACCCCTTTCCCAGACTCCTCCTATGCAGAGGCCGGTGGAGCCCCAGGAGGGACCGCACAAG AGCCTGGTGGCACACCGGGTCCCACTGAAGCCATATGCAGCACCTGTACCCCGATCCCAGTCCCTGCAGGACCAGCCCACCCGAAACCTGGCTGCCTTCCCAGCCTCCCATGACCCCGACCCTGCCATCCCCGCACCCACTGCCACGCCCAGTGCCCGAGGAGCTGTTATCCGCCAGAATTCAGACCCCACCTCTGAAGGACCTGGCCCCAGCCCGAATCCCCCAGCCTGGGTCCGCCCAGATAACGAGGCCCCACCCAAG GTGCCTCAGAGAACCTCATCTATCGCCACTGCCCTTAACACCAGTGGGGCCGGAGGGTCCCGGCCAGCCCAGGCAGTCCGTGCCAG TAACCCCGACCTCAGGAGGAGCGACCCTGGCTGGGAACGCTCGGACAGCGTCCTTCCAGCCTCTCACGGGCACCTCCCCCAGGCTGGCTCACTGGAGCGGAACCGCGTGGGAG CCTCCTCCAAACTGGACAGCTCCCCTGTGCTCTCCCCTGGGAATAAAGCCAAGCCCGACGACCACCGCTCACGGCCAGGCCGGCCCGCA GACTTTGTGTTGCTGAAAGAGCGGACTCTGGACGaggcccctcggcctcccaagaaggCCATGGACTACTCGTCGTCCAGCGAGGAGGTGGAAAGCAgtgaggaggacgaggaggaagGCGAAGGCGGGCCAGCAGAGGGGAGCAGAGATACCCCTGGGGGCCG CAGCGATGGGGATACAGACAGCGTCAGCACCATGGTGGTCCACGACGTCGAGGAGATCACCGGGACCCAGCCCCCATACGGGGGCGGCACCATGGTGGTCCAGCGC ACCCCTGAAGAGGAGCGGAACCTGCTGCATGCTGACAGCAATGGGTACACAAACCTGCCTGACGTGGTCCAGCCCAGCCACTCACCCACCGAGAACAGCAAAGGCCAAAGCCCACCCTCGAAGGATGGGAGTGGTGAC TACCAGTCTCGTGGGCTGGTAAAGGCCCCTGGCAAGAGCTCGTTCACGATGTTTGTGGATCTAGGGATCTACCAGCCTGGAGGCAGTGGGGACAGCATCCCCATCACAG CCCTAGTGGGTGGAGAGGGCACTCGGCTCGACCAGCTGCAGTACGACGTGAGGAAGGGTTCTGTGGTCAACGTGAATCCCACCAACACCCGGGCCCACAGTGAGACCCCTGAGATCCGGAAGTACAAGAAGCGATTCAACTCCGAGATCCTCTGTGCAGCCCTTTGGG GGGTCAACCTGCTGGTGGGCACGGAGAACGGGCTGATGTTGCTGGACCGAAGTGGGCAGGGCAAGGTGTATGGACTCATTGGGCGGCGACGCTTCCAGCAGATGGATGTGCTGGAGGGGCTCAACCTGCTCATCACCATCTCAG GGAAAAGGAACAAACTGCGGGTGTATTACCTGTCCTGGCTCCGGAACAAGATTCTGCACAATGACCCAGAAGTGGAGAAGAAGCAGGGCTGGACCACCGTGGGGGACATGGAGGGCTGCGGGCACTACCGTGTCG TGAAATACGAGCGGATTAAGTTCCTGGTCATCGCCCTCAAGAGCTCCGTGGAGGTGTATGCCTGGGCCCCCAAACCCTACCACAAATTCATGGCCTTCAAG TCCTTTGCCGACCTCCCCCACCGCCCTCTGCTGGTCGACCTGACAGTAGAGGAGGGGCAGCGGCTCAAGGTCATCTATGGCTCCAGTGCTGGCTTCCATGCTGTGGATGTCGACTCGGGGAACAGCTATGACATCTACATCCCTGTGCAC ATCCAGAGCCAGATCACACCCCATGCCATCATCTTCCTCCCCAACACCGACGGCATGGAGATGCTGCTGTGCTACGAGGACGAGGGCGTCTACGTCAACACATACGGGCGCATCATTAAGGATGTGGTGCTGCAGTGGGGGGAGATGCCTACTTCTGTGG CCTACATCTGCTCCAACCAGATAATGGGCTGGGGTGAGAAAGCCATTGAGATCCGCTCTGTGGAGACGGGCCACCTCGACGGGGTCTTCATGCACAAACGAGCTCAGAGGCTCAAGTTCCTGTGTGAGCGGAATGACAAG GTGTTTTTTGCCTCAGTCCGCTCTGGGGGCAGCAGCCAAGTTTACTTCATGACTCTGAACCGTAACTGCATCATGAACTGGTGA
- the MINK1 gene encoding misshapen-like kinase 1 isoform X3 encodes MGDPAPARSLDDIDLSALRDPAGIFELVEVVGNGTYGQVYKGRHVKTGQLAAIKVMDVTEDEEEEIKQEINMLKKYSHHRNIATYYGAFIKKSPPGNDDQLWLVMEFCGAGSVTDLVKNTKGNALKEDCIAYICREILRGLAHLHAHKVIHRDIKGQNVLLTENAEVKLVDFGVSAQLDRTVGRRNTFIGTPYWMAPEVIACDENPDATYDYRSDIWSLGITAIEMAEGAPPLCDMHPMRALFLIPRNPPPRLKSKKWSKKFIDFIDTCLIKTYLSRPPTEQLLKFPFIRDQPTERQVRIQLKDHIDRSRKKREETEYEYSGSEEEDDSHGEEGEPSSIMNVPGESTLRREFLRLQQENKSNSEALKQQQQLQQQQQRDPEAHIKHLLHQRQRRIEEQKEERRRVEEQQRREREQRKLQEKEQQRRLEDMQALRREEERRQAEREQEYIRHRLEEEQRQLEILQQQLLQEQALLLEYKRKQLEEQRQSERLQRQLQQEHAYLKSLQQQQQQQQLQKQQQQQLLPGDRKPLYHYGRGMNPADKPAWAREVEERTRMNKQQNSPLAKSKPGSTGPEPPIPQASPGPPGPLSQTPPMQRPVEPQEGPHKSLVAHRVPLKPYAAPVPRSQSLQDQPTRNLAAFPASHDPDPAIPAPTATPSARGAVIRQNSDPTSEGPGPSPNPPAWVRPDNEAPPKVPQRTSSIATALNTSGAGGSRPAQAVRARPRSNSAWQIYLQRRAERGTPKPPGPPAQPPGPPNASSNPDLRRSDPGWERSDSVLPASHGHLPQAGSLERNRVGASSKLDSSPVLSPGNKAKPDDHRSRPGRPASYKRAIGEDFVLLKERTLDEAPRPPKKAMDYSSSSEEVESSEEDEEEGEGGPAEGSRDTPGGRSDGDTDSVSTMVVHDVEEITGTQPPYGGGTMVVQRTPEEERNLLHADSNGYTNLPDVVQPSHSPTENSKGQSPPSKDGSGDYQSRGLVKAPGKSSFTMFVDLGIYQPGGSGDSIPITALVGGEGTRLDQLQYDVRKGSVVNVNPTNTRAHSETPEIRKYKKRFNSEILCAALWGVNLLVGTENGLMLLDRSGQGKVYGLIGRRRFQQMDVLEGLNLLITISGKRNKLRVYYLSWLRNKILHNDPEVEKKQGWTTVGDMEGCGHYRVVKYERIKFLVIALKSSVEVYAWAPKPYHKFMAFKSFADLPHRPLLVDLTVEEGQRLKVIYGSSAGFHAVDVDSGNSYDIYIPVHIQSQITPHAIIFLPNTDGMEMLLCYEDEGVYVNTYGRIIKDVVLQWGEMPTSVAYICSNQIMGWGEKAIEIRSVETGHLDGVFMHKRAQRLKFLCERNDKVFFASVRSGGSSQVYFMTLNRNCIMNW; translated from the exons GGTCGGCATGTCAAGACGGGGCAGCTGGCTGCCATCAAGGTCATGGATGTCACGGAG GACGAGGAGGAAGAGATCAAACAGGAGATCAACATGCTGAAAAAGTACTCTCACCACCGCAACATCGCCACCTACTACGGAGCCTTCATCAAGAAGAGCCCCCCAGGAAACGATGACCAGCTCTGG CTGGTGATGGAGTTCTGTGGTGCTGGTTCGGTGACTGACCTGGTAAAGAACACAAAAGGCAACGCCCTGAAGGAGGACTGTATCGCCTATATCTGCAGGGAGATCCTCAGG GGTCTGGCCCATCTCCATGCCCACAAGGTGATCCATCGAGACATCAAGGGGCAGAATGTGCTGCTGACAGAGAATGCTGAGGTCAAGCTAG TGGATTTTGGGGTGAGTGCTCAGCTGGACCGCACCGTGGGCAGACGGAACACTTTCATTGGGACTCCCTACTGGATGGCTCCAGAGGTCATCGCCTGTGATGAGAACCCTGATGCCACCTATGATTACAGG AGTGATATTTGGTCTCTAGGAATCACAGCCATCGAGATGGCAGAGGGAGCCCCCC CTCTGTGTGACATGCACCCCATGCGAGCCCTCTTCCTCATTCCTCGGAACCCTCCGCCCAGGCTCAAGTCCAAGAAGTG GTCTAAGAAGTTCATTGACTTCATTGACACATGTCTCATCAAGACTTACCTGAGCCGCCCACCCACGGAGCAGCTACTGAAGTTTCCCTTCATCCGGGACCAGCCCACGGAGCGGCAGGTCCGCATCCAGCTTAAGGACCACATTGACCGATCCCGGAAGAAGCGGG AGGAGACAGAATATGAGTACAGCGGCAGCGAGGAGGAAGATGACAGCCATGGAGAGGAAGGAGAGCCAAG CTCCATCATGAACGTGCCTGGAGAGTCGACTCTACGCCGGGAGTTTCTCCGGCTCCAGCAGGAAAATAAGAGCAACTCAGAGGCtttaaaacagcagcagcagctgcagcagcagcagcagcgagaCCCCGAGGCACACATCAAACACCTGCTGCACCAGCGGCAGCGGCGCATAGAGGAGCAGAAGGAGGAGCGGCGCCGCGTGGAGGAG CAACAGCGGCGGGAGCGGGAGCAGCGGAAGCTGCAGGAGAAGGAGCAGCAGCGGCGGCTGGAGGACATGCAGGCTCTGCGGCGGGAGGAGGAGCGGCGGCAGGCGGAGCGCGAGCAG GAATATATTCGTCACAGGCTAGAGGAGGAGCAGCGACAGCTCGAGATCCTTCAGCAACAGCTGCTCCAGGAACAGGCCCTGCTGCTG GAATACAAGCGGAAGCAGCTGGAGGAGCAGCGGCAGTCAGAACGTCTCCAGAGGcagctgcagcaggagcatgCCTACCTCAAGTCcctgcagcagcagcaacagcagcagcagcttcagaaacagcagcagcagcagctcctgcCTGGGGACAGGAAGCCCCTGTACCATTATGGTCGGGGCATGAATCCCGCTGACAAACCAGCCTGGGCCCGAGAG GTAGAAGAGAGAACAAGGATGAACAAGCAGCAGAACTCTCCCTTGGCCAAGAGCAAGCCAGGCAGCACGGGGCCTGAGCCCCCCATCCCCCAGGCCTCCCCAGGGCCCCCAGGACCCCTTTCCCAGACTCCTCCTATGCAGAGGCCGGTGGAGCCCCAGGAGGGACCGCACAAG AGCCTGGTGGCACACCGGGTCCCACTGAAGCCATATGCAGCACCTGTACCCCGATCCCAGTCCCTGCAGGACCAGCCCACCCGAAACCTGGCTGCCTTCCCAGCCTCCCATGACCCCGACCCTGCCATCCCCGCACCCACTGCCACGCCCAGTGCCCGAGGAGCTGTTATCCGCCAGAATTCAGACCCCACCTCTGAAGGACCTGGCCCCAGCCCGAATCCCCCAGCCTGGGTCCGCCCAGATAACGAGGCCCCACCCAAG GTGCCTCAGAGAACCTCATCTATCGCCACTGCCCTTAACACCAGTGGGGCCGGAGGGTCCCGGCCAGCCCAGGCAGTCCGTGCCAG ACCTCGCAGCAACTCCGCCTGGCAAATCTATCTGCAAAGGCGGGCAGAGCGGGGCACCCCAAAGCCTCCAGGGCCCCCTGCTCAGCCCCCTGGCCCGCCCAACGCCTCTAG TAACCCCGACCTCAGGAGGAGCGACCCTGGCTGGGAACGCTCGGACAGCGTCCTTCCAGCCTCTCACGGGCACCTCCCCCAGGCTGGCTCACTGGAGCGGAACCGCGTGGGAG CCTCCTCCAAACTGGACAGCTCCCCTGTGCTCTCCCCTGGGAATAAAGCCAAGCCCGACGACCACCGCTCACGGCCAGGCCGGCCCGCA AGCTATAAGCGAGCAATTGGTGAG GACTTTGTGTTGCTGAAAGAGCGGACTCTGGACGaggcccctcggcctcccaagaaggCCATGGACTACTCGTCGTCCAGCGAGGAGGTGGAAAGCAgtgaggaggacgaggaggaagGCGAAGGCGGGCCAGCAGAGGGGAGCAGAGATACCCCTGGGGGCCG CAGCGATGGGGATACAGACAGCGTCAGCACCATGGTGGTCCACGACGTCGAGGAGATCACCGGGACCCAGCCCCCATACGGGGGCGGCACCATGGTGGTCCAGCGC ACCCCTGAAGAGGAGCGGAACCTGCTGCATGCTGACAGCAATGGGTACACAAACCTGCCTGACGTGGTCCAGCCCAGCCACTCACCCACCGAGAACAGCAAAGGCCAAAGCCCACCCTCGAAGGATGGGAGTGGTGAC TACCAGTCTCGTGGGCTGGTAAAGGCCCCTGGCAAGAGCTCGTTCACGATGTTTGTGGATCTAGGGATCTACCAGCCTGGAGGCAGTGGGGACAGCATCCCCATCACAG CCCTAGTGGGTGGAGAGGGCACTCGGCTCGACCAGCTGCAGTACGACGTGAGGAAGGGTTCTGTGGTCAACGTGAATCCCACCAACACCCGGGCCCACAGTGAGACCCCTGAGATCCGGAAGTACAAGAAGCGATTCAACTCCGAGATCCTCTGTGCAGCCCTTTGGG GGGTCAACCTGCTGGTGGGCACGGAGAACGGGCTGATGTTGCTGGACCGAAGTGGGCAGGGCAAGGTGTATGGACTCATTGGGCGGCGACGCTTCCAGCAGATGGATGTGCTGGAGGGGCTCAACCTGCTCATCACCATCTCAG GGAAAAGGAACAAACTGCGGGTGTATTACCTGTCCTGGCTCCGGAACAAGATTCTGCACAATGACCCAGAAGTGGAGAAGAAGCAGGGCTGGACCACCGTGGGGGACATGGAGGGCTGCGGGCACTACCGTGTCG TGAAATACGAGCGGATTAAGTTCCTGGTCATCGCCCTCAAGAGCTCCGTGGAGGTGTATGCCTGGGCCCCCAAACCCTACCACAAATTCATGGCCTTCAAG TCCTTTGCCGACCTCCCCCACCGCCCTCTGCTGGTCGACCTGACAGTAGAGGAGGGGCAGCGGCTCAAGGTCATCTATGGCTCCAGTGCTGGCTTCCATGCTGTGGATGTCGACTCGGGGAACAGCTATGACATCTACATCCCTGTGCAC ATCCAGAGCCAGATCACACCCCATGCCATCATCTTCCTCCCCAACACCGACGGCATGGAGATGCTGCTGTGCTACGAGGACGAGGGCGTCTACGTCAACACATACGGGCGCATCATTAAGGATGTGGTGCTGCAGTGGGGGGAGATGCCTACTTCTGTGG CCTACATCTGCTCCAACCAGATAATGGGCTGGGGTGAGAAAGCCATTGAGATCCGCTCTGTGGAGACGGGCCACCTCGACGGGGTCTTCATGCACAAACGAGCTCAGAGGCTCAAGTTCCTGTGTGAGCGGAATGACAAG GTGTTTTTTGCCTCAGTCCGCTCTGGGGGCAGCAGCCAAGTTTACTTCATGACTCTGAACCGTAACTGCATCATGAACTGGTGA